The following coding sequences are from one Sphingomonadaceae bacterium OTU29LAMAA1 window:
- a CDS encoding energy transducer TonB: protein MTAPTPLRDRLGAAALTAAIVVALGYALVLGLAFRGAPVAMQEALSTFVVAPEPPPPERGIPPPRKINRPSGKASPPNLRSKATEVTAPIPVIQIAPPPPIVVAPLPNIGVQATSGASDRAGPGTGAGGIGNGNGAGGDGDGDGSGLERVPRLISGRIKGSDIPDAILDVGFRGVVGVRYRVETDGRVTGCSVVRSSGNALMDQATCRAIEKRFRYDPWRDVGGRPVRSTVLRDQQWDIDPPTIDG from the coding sequence ATGACGGCTCCCACCCCCTTGCGCGACAGGCTCGGTGCGGCGGCACTGACTGCGGCGATCGTGGTGGCGCTCGGCTACGCACTGGTGCTGGGGCTGGCGTTCAGGGGGGCGCCGGTCGCGATGCAGGAGGCGTTGTCGACGTTCGTCGTCGCGCCCGAACCCCCGCCGCCGGAGCGCGGGATCCCGCCGCCACGCAAGATCAATCGGCCGAGCGGCAAGGCGTCGCCGCCGAACCTGCGGTCGAAGGCGACCGAGGTGACCGCGCCGATTCCCGTGATCCAGATCGCGCCGCCGCCGCCGATCGTGGTCGCACCGCTGCCCAACATCGGTGTGCAGGCGACGTCCGGCGCATCGGATCGCGCGGGGCCGGGCACCGGCGCGGGCGGGATCGGCAACGGCAATGGCGCCGGCGGGGACGGCGATGGCGACGGCAGCGGGCTGGAACGCGTGCCGCGGCTGATCAGCGGGCGAATCAAGGGCTCGGATATCCCCGATGCAATCCTTGACGTCGGGTTTCGCGGCGTCGTCGGCGTGCGCTATCGCGTCGAGACGGACGGGCGCGTGACCGGGTGCAGCGTCGTGCGATCGAGCGGTAACGCGCTGATGGACCAGGCGACCTGCCGCGCCATCGAGAAGCGCTTTCGCTACGATCCCTGGCGCGATGTCGGCGGACGGCCGGTGCGATCGACGGTGCTGCGCGATCAGCAATGGGATATCGATCCGCCAACGATCGACGGGTGA
- the moaC gene encoding cyclic pyranopterin monophosphate synthase MoaC yields the protein MTGLTHIDADGAAHMVDVGDKAITARRAVATGHVAIAADALQAIRDGAAKKGDVLAVARIAGIMAAKRTADLIPLCHPLPLTRVTVDLAIDATGITVTALTATDGKTGVEMEALTAVSVALLTIYDMAKAMDRAMTIGAIRLLEKAGGRSGDWHA from the coding sequence ATGACCGGCCTGACGCATATCGATGCGGATGGCGCAGCGCATATGGTCGATGTCGGCGACAAGGCGATCACGGCACGGCGCGCGGTGGCAACGGGTCACGTCGCCATCGCCGCCGACGCCTTACAGGCGATCCGTGACGGCGCCGCCAAAAAGGGCGACGTGCTAGCGGTGGCCCGGATAGCCGGGATCATGGCCGCCAAGCGGACCGCGGATCTGATCCCGCTGTGCCACCCCCTCCCCCTCACCCGCGTCACCGTCGATCTGGCGATCGACGCGACCGGTATCACCGTTACCGCGCTGACCGCCACCGATGGCAAGACCGGCGTCGAAATGGAGGCTCTTACTGCGGTCTCGGTCGCGCTGTTGACGATCTACGACATGGCGAAGGCGATGGACCGCGCGATGACGATCGGGGCGATCCGTCTGTTGGAAAAAGCGGGCGGGCGGTCCGGTGACTGGCACGCCTGA
- a CDS encoding beta-lactamase family protein, with the protein MLFRTLAAALALTAAPATLAAQSLTPGELKAVDKVVAECLATTGTPSAQIAIVRGGKVVLVKAYGKQSDATLARTDAPYQIASISKQFTAAALLLLEDDGKLSMDDTVAKYLPSISGGDRITIRQLLSHTAGLQDYWPQDYSFEAMETPTKPQAIVDRWGKKPLDFAPGTQWQYSNTGYVVAGMIAEKAAGEPLMAFLDRRIFKPLGITAYDQDKAIGGRFPVGYHRNALGPVRAAPPPADGWLFAAGELSMSAADLAKWDVARLNRSLLPTDDWAAQEKPVLLADGSTTNYGLGVSLGKRAGQPYIEHSGEAVGFLSENIVFPEQKAAIVVLTNADFGDAFVAIAGGIAKVVVPAGADAIEADKTRAAHAMYDSLRNGTLDRKLLTANASYYFTPQVLADYRSSLSALGEPTGFELAGAKRLRGGFVQRRYTVTYPKQKLSIGTFAEPDGAQRYEQFLVSPAN; encoded by the coding sequence ATGCTGTTCCGAACGCTCGCCGCCGCACTGGCGCTCACCGCCGCCCCCGCTACCCTCGCCGCGCAATCGCTGACGCCCGGCGAGTTGAAGGCCGTCGACAAGGTCGTGGCGGAATGCCTCGCCACCACAGGCACGCCTTCGGCCCAGATCGCGATCGTCCGCGGCGGCAAGGTCGTGCTGGTGAAGGCGTACGGCAAGCAATCCGACGCCACCCTCGCCCGCACCGACGCGCCCTATCAGATCGCATCGATCTCCAAGCAGTTCACCGCCGCCGCGCTGCTCCTGCTCGAGGATGACGGCAAGCTGTCTATGGACGACACCGTTGCCAAATACCTGCCCAGCATCAGCGGCGGCGACCGGATCACCATCCGCCAGTTGCTCAGCCACACCGCCGGCCTGCAGGATTACTGGCCGCAGGATTACAGCTTCGAAGCGATGGAAACGCCGACCAAGCCCCAGGCGATCGTCGATCGCTGGGGCAAGAAGCCGCTCGATTTCGCCCCCGGCACGCAATGGCAATATTCCAATACCGGCTATGTCGTCGCCGGCATGATCGCCGAAAAAGCAGCCGGCGAACCGCTGATGGCGTTCCTCGACCGGCGCATCTTCAAGCCGCTCGGCATCACGGCGTACGATCAGGACAAGGCGATCGGCGGACGCTTCCCGGTCGGCTACCACCGCAACGCCCTCGGCCCGGTCCGCGCCGCGCCGCCGCCCGCCGACGGCTGGCTGTTCGCCGCGGGCGAATTGTCGATGAGCGCCGCCGATCTTGCCAAATGGGATGTCGCGCGACTCAACCGCAGCCTGCTCCCCACCGACGACTGGGCGGCGCAGGAAAAGCCGGTGCTGCTCGCGGACGGCAGCACCACCAATTACGGCCTCGGCGTCAGCCTGGGGAAGCGCGCCGGCCAGCCTTATATCGAACATAGCGGCGAAGCGGTCGGCTTCCTCTCCGAAAACATCGTGTTCCCGGAGCAAAAGGCGGCGATCGTCGTCCTCACCAACGCCGATTTCGGCGATGCTTTCGTCGCGATCGCTGGCGGCATCGCCAAGGTCGTCGTGCCCGCGGGCGCGGACGCGATCGAGGCGGACAAGACCAGGGCCGCCCACGCGATGTACGATTCGCTGCGCAACGGCACGCTCGACCGCAAGCTGCTCACCGCCAACGCTTCCTATTATTTCACGCCTCAGGTCCTCGCCGACTACCGGTCCAGCCTGTCCGCGCTCGGCGAACCCACCGGCTTTGAACTCGCCGGGGCCAAGCGCCTGCGCGGCGGCTTCGTCCAGCGCCGCTACACCGTCACCTATCCCAAGCAGAAGCTGTCGATCGGCACCTTCGCCGAGCCCGACGGCGCGCAACGCTACGAACAATTCCTCGTCAGCCCGGCGAACTGA
- the trpD gene encoding anthranilate phosphoribosyltransferase, with protein sequence MTAFTLLPDPSTPLARETAAQAFADILDARASADAIGEFLIALSDRGETSIEIAEAARALRERMIPIAAPAGAIDVCGTGGDGHHTLNVSTAVALVVAACGVPVAKHGNRAASSKAGAADTLEAIGLDMAIAGATAEGSLAELGIAFLFAANHHPAMARITPIRRRIGKRTVFNLMGPLANPARVTCQLIGIARPDYATLYAGALEQLGSERAAVISGEEGLDELSTAGPSLAVNVGAAALPGRIVPEDAGLPRHPLAAIRGGDPAYNAAALRRLLAGEQGAYRDAVLLNAAAALVVAGRGASLVAGAQMAAHVLDDGSAGALLDRWIAYR encoded by the coding sequence GTGACCGCTTTCACGTTGCTTCCCGATCCATCGACCCCGCTGGCGCGGGAGACCGCGGCGCAGGCCTTCGCCGACATCCTCGACGCCCGCGCGTCGGCGGACGCAATCGGCGAATTCCTCATTGCCCTGTCCGATCGCGGCGAAACCAGCATCGAGATTGCTGAGGCGGCACGCGCCCTTCGCGAACGGATGATCCCGATCGCCGCTCCGGCAGGCGCCATCGACGTTTGCGGTACCGGCGGAGATGGTCACCACACGCTGAACGTCTCGACTGCGGTCGCGCTCGTCGTGGCGGCGTGCGGCGTTCCCGTTGCCAAGCATGGCAACCGCGCCGCCTCGTCAAAGGCCGGCGCCGCCGACACTCTGGAGGCGATCGGCCTCGACATGGCGATTGCCGGCGCGACTGCAGAGGGCAGCCTTGCCGAACTTGGCATCGCGTTCCTGTTCGCTGCGAACCATCATCCCGCGATGGCCCGGATCACGCCGATCCGCCGCCGCATCGGCAAGCGTACCGTGTTTAACCTGATGGGTCCGCTCGCCAACCCCGCGCGGGTCACCTGCCAGCTGATCGGCATCGCCCGTCCCGACTACGCCACCCTTTATGCCGGGGCGCTGGAGCAGCTCGGCAGCGAACGTGCTGCGGTCATCTCCGGGGAAGAGGGACTGGACGAACTGTCGACCGCCGGCCCAAGCCTCGCCGTGAATGTCGGCGCCGCCGCGCTGCCGGGCCGGATCGTGCCCGAAGATGCCGGCCTGCCCCGCCATCCGCTCGCCGCCATCCGCGGCGGCGATCCCGCCTATAACGCCGCCGCGCTGCGTCGGCTGCTCGCGGGCGAGCAGGGTGCGTATCGCGATGCGGTGCTGCTCAACGCCGCAGCCGCGCTGGTGGTGGCCGGACGCGGCGCATCGCTGGTCGCGGGCGCGCAGATGGCCGCGCATGTTCTCGACGATGGCAGCGCCGGTGCGCTGCTCGACCGCTGGATCGCCTACCGATGA
- a CDS encoding SurA N-terminal domain-containing protein, with amino-acid sequence MLSFFRRIINSKAGIVVTFIVLGVIALAFAAGDITGMGGGAMTLSGDNVATVGGGKVGAAELRSRVQTELQAARQQQPAATMEQLLAQGGLQSVLDRTINGIALEEFGRDQGMVVSKRSIDGVIASIPGLRGPNGQFDPANYQRLLADQKLTDAQVRTDIARDIIAQQLMLPTQGATQVPMKVALPYASLLLEKRSGQVAFIPAKAVDTGAAPTDVELQAFYRRNIARYTVPERRIIRYALVSPDQVKARAVPTDAEVAAAYRQQAPRFAAAEKRTISQVVIADQAGANTLAAKVKGGTSIADAARAAGLEPAIQSGVTKQAYAAASTAGIADAAFAAQQGGVIGPVRGPLGWIVARIEGIEQVAGKTLEQARPELVTELTKQKLQQALSDVHDKLDDALAKNATFDEAVADQKLAAQTTPALLADGGNPDAPAGAADPAITPIVAAAFQMAEGDPAQLVPVGSEGGFAMVAIGRVVGAAPRPLAQVRDRVVADVTADRARAAARRLASDILAKVNKGTPLAQALASSGRTLPPVQPASATRAQLTSAQGDVQPALALMFSMAKGNAKLLEAPNNAGWMIVKLDTIIPGNAAGTPEAVAGARGSIARIVGREYAEQFARAVRIAVGVKTDAAALAKVRADLAGNGN; translated from the coding sequence ATGCTCAGCTTCTTTCGCCGGATCATCAATTCCAAGGCCGGCATCGTCGTCACCTTTATCGTGCTGGGCGTGATCGCACTGGCCTTCGCCGCGGGTGACATCACGGGCATGGGCGGCGGTGCGATGACGCTGTCGGGCGACAACGTCGCGACCGTCGGTGGTGGAAAGGTCGGCGCGGCCGAATTGCGCAGCCGCGTCCAGACCGAATTGCAGGCCGCACGCCAGCAACAACCGGCCGCGACGATGGAACAGCTGTTGGCGCAGGGCGGCCTCCAATCGGTGCTCGACCGTACGATCAACGGCATCGCGCTCGAGGAATTCGGTCGCGATCAGGGCATGGTCGTCAGCAAGCGGTCGATCGACGGCGTGATCGCGAGCATTCCGGGCTTGCGCGGACCCAACGGCCAGTTCGACCCGGCCAATTATCAGCGTCTGCTTGCCGATCAGAAGCTGACCGACGCTCAGGTTCGTACCGACATCGCCCGCGATATCATCGCGCAGCAACTGATGCTGCCGACACAGGGTGCAACCCAGGTGCCGATGAAGGTCGCACTGCCCTATGCCTCGCTGCTGCTGGAAAAACGGAGTGGTCAGGTCGCCTTTATTCCCGCCAAGGCGGTGGACACCGGCGCCGCGCCGACCGACGTCGAGCTCCAGGCGTTCTACCGTCGCAACATCGCGCGCTACACCGTGCCGGAACGTCGCATCATCCGTTACGCGCTCGTCTCGCCCGACCAGGTCAAGGCGCGCGCCGTACCGACCGACGCCGAGGTCGCCGCAGCCTATCGCCAGCAAGCGCCGCGCTTCGCCGCTGCTGAAAAGCGGACGATCAGCCAAGTCGTGATCGCCGATCAGGCTGGCGCGAACACCCTCGCCGCGAAGGTGAAGGGCGGAACGTCGATCGCCGATGCGGCCCGCGCCGCCGGTCTGGAGCCCGCCATACAAAGCGGCGTGACCAAGCAGGCCTATGCCGCCGCCAGCACCGCCGGGATCGCCGATGCCGCCTTCGCTGCGCAGCAGGGTGGCGTGATCGGCCCGGTGCGCGGTCCGCTCGGCTGGATCGTCGCCCGAATCGAAGGAATCGAACAGGTCGCCGGCAAGACGCTTGAACAGGCGAGGCCCGAACTGGTGACCGAACTGACGAAGCAAAAGCTGCAACAAGCATTGTCGGACGTGCACGACAAGCTTGACGATGCGCTCGCCAAGAACGCGACCTTCGATGAGGCGGTCGCCGATCAGAAGCTGGCGGCGCAGACCACGCCGGCGCTGCTCGCCGACGGCGGCAATCCCGATGCTCCCGCCGGCGCTGCCGATCCGGCGATCACACCGATCGTCGCTGCCGCCTTCCAGATGGCGGAAGGGGACCCTGCACAGCTGGTGCCGGTCGGTTCCGAGGGTGGCTTCGCGATGGTCGCGATCGGCCGCGTCGTCGGCGCTGCGCCACGACCGCTGGCGCAGGTGCGTGACCGCGTCGTCGCCGACGTGACCGCCGATCGCGCCCGCGCCGCCGCACGCAGGCTCGCCTCCGATATCCTCGCCAAGGTCAACAAGGGGACGCCGCTGGCGCAGGCGCTGGCATCGTCGGGCCGCACGCTGCCGCCGGTGCAGCCAGCCAGCGCGACCCGGGCGCAGCTGACGTCGGCTCAAGGCGACGTCCAGCCCGCGCTCGCACTGATGTTCAGCATGGCGAAGGGCAATGCCAAGCTGCTGGAGGCACCGAACAATGCCGGCTGGATGATCGTCAAGCTTGATACGATCATACCCGGCAATGCGGCAGGAACACCGGAAGCCGTTGCGGGCGCCCGTGGCAGCATCGCGCGGATCGTCGGCCGCGAATATGCCGAGCAATTCGCTCGCGCCGTCCGCATCGCCGTGGGTGTCAAGACCGATGCGGCAGCGCTCGCGAAGGTGCGCGCCGATCTGGCCGGCAACGGCAACTAG
- a CDS encoding aminodeoxychorismate/anthranilate synthase component II, whose translation MILVVDNYDSFTWNLVHYLMELGSEVEVVRNDAISAGQALSSGAQAFLISPGPCTPTEAGVSLDLVAAAADAGRPLLGVCLGHQAIGHHFGGRVERGGLMHGKTSPVIHDGTGLFQDLPSPFTATRYHSLIVNDVPAPLVVNARAEDGNVMGFRHETLPIHGVQFHPESIATEHGHAMLANFLRIAGIPVKAHA comes from the coding sequence ATGATCCTCGTCGTCGACAATTACGACAGCTTTACCTGGAACCTTGTCCACTACCTGATGGAATTGGGTAGCGAGGTCGAGGTGGTGCGCAACGACGCCATTTCGGCCGGCCAAGCGCTGTCATCGGGGGCGCAGGCGTTCCTCATTTCGCCGGGGCCCTGCACCCCGACCGAGGCGGGCGTCAGCCTCGACCTCGTCGCCGCCGCCGCGGACGCCGGCCGCCCGCTGCTCGGCGTGTGCCTCGGCCATCAGGCGATCGGCCACCATTTCGGCGGTCGGGTGGAACGGGGCGGCCTGATGCACGGCAAGACCTCGCCCGTGATCCACGACGGCACCGGCCTGTTTCAGGACCTGCCCTCGCCCTTCACCGCGACCCGGTATCACAGCCTGATCGTCAACGACGTGCCTGCGCCGCTGGTGGTCAATGCGCGGGCGGAGGACGGCAACGTCATGGGCTTCCGGCACGAGACGCTGCCCATCCACGGCGTTCAGTTCCACCCCGAAAGCATCGCCACCGAACATGGCCATGCAATGTTGGCGAACTTCCTGCGCATCGCCGGCATCCCCGTGAAGGCGCACGCGTGA
- a CDS encoding leucyl aminopeptidase family protein, whose amino-acid sequence MPDTLLQPDRGQPARPIDLIAADAYDAWLSVRPPRVRAALAAQRFTGKPGTHAVYADEDVQAIVIADAPGPWTLAKLVEALPAGTYRVAGDIGPAALGWLLGQYRFDRYRKSEDAAARVLLTTDAAGIEETLRLAAATALVRDLVNMGASDCGPAELEAQAKTLAHRHGATLMVTRGDALATGYPMIHAVGQAAVKERAPRLIELEWGDPSHPRVAIVGKGVVFDTGGLDIKPSSGMRLMKKDMGGAAHALALASLVMAARLPIRLHLLIPAVENAIAGNAFRPGDVLRTRLGLTVENTNTDAEGRLILGDALTKVGEDEPDLILDFATLTGAARVALGPDLPPLFTDDEALAADLLAAGISQDDPLWRLPLWDGYDEMLKSDIADMVNAPDGGFAGAITAALFLRRFVPKGVAWAHMDVFAWRPSAKPGRPKGGDAYALRACYAMLKQRYSR is encoded by the coding sequence ATGCCCGATACCCTGCTCCAGCCCGACCGCGGCCAGCCCGCCCGTCCGATCGACCTGATCGCGGCCGATGCCTATGACGCATGGCTGTCGGTCCGGCCGCCGCGCGTCCGCGCCGCGCTCGCCGCGCAGCGCTTCACCGGCAAGCCCGGCACCCACGCCGTCTATGCCGACGAGGATGTGCAGGCCATCGTGATCGCCGACGCCCCCGGCCCGTGGACGCTCGCGAAGCTCGTCGAAGCGCTCCCTGCTGGCACCTATCGCGTCGCGGGAGACATCGGTCCCGCCGCGCTCGGCTGGCTGCTCGGCCAGTACCGCTTCGACCGCTATCGCAAGTCCGAAGACGCCGCTGCGCGCGTCCTGCTCACCACCGATGCCGCCGGGATCGAGGAAACTCTGCGCCTCGCCGCCGCGACCGCGCTGGTCCGCGACCTCGTCAACATGGGCGCCAGCGACTGCGGTCCCGCCGAACTGGAGGCGCAGGCCAAAACGCTCGCGCACCGGCATGGCGCCACGCTCATGGTCACCCGCGGCGATGCGCTTGCTACCGGCTATCCGATGATCCACGCGGTCGGACAGGCTGCGGTGAAGGAGCGCGCCCCGCGACTGATCGAGCTGGAATGGGGCGACCCTAGCCACCCGCGAGTCGCGATCGTCGGCAAGGGCGTGGTGTTCGATACCGGCGGGCTCGACATCAAGCCGTCGTCGGGCATGCGCCTGATGAAGAAGGACATGGGCGGTGCGGCGCACGCGCTGGCGCTCGCCAGCCTCGTGATGGCCGCGCGCCTGCCGATCCGGCTCCACCTGCTGATCCCCGCGGTCGAGAACGCGATCGCCGGCAACGCCTTCCGCCCCGGCGACGTGCTGCGCACGCGGCTGGGCCTGACCGTCGAGAACACCAACACCGACGCCGAAGGTCGCCTGATCCTCGGCGACGCCCTCACCAAGGTGGGCGAGGACGAGCCCGACCTGATCCTCGATTTCGCCACGCTCACCGGCGCCGCCCGCGTCGCGCTCGGCCCCGACCTGCCGCCGCTGTTCACCGACGACGAGGCGCTCGCCGCCGACCTGCTCGCCGCCGGCATTTCGCAGGACGACCCGCTGTGGCGCCTGCCGCTGTGGGACGGCTATGACGAGATGCTGAAATCCGACATCGCCGACATGGTCAACGCTCCCGATGGCGGGTTCGCCGGCGCGATCACCGCCGCCCTGTTCCTCCGCCGCTTCGTGCCGAAGGGCGTCGCCTGGGCCCATATGGACGTCTTCGCCTGGCGCCCCAGCGCCAAGCCCGGTCGCCCGAAAGGCGGCGACGCCTACGCCCTGCGCGCCTGCTATGCGATGCTGAAGCAGCGGTATTCGCGCTAA
- the trpC gene encoding indole-3-glycerol phosphate synthase TrpC, with protein MTILSRIIETKRAEVAARKATTSLADLDARIADVTKPRGFRAALDGRAGLALIAEIKKASPSKGLIREDFDPPGHARAYQAGGAACLSVLTDEQWFQGSDDYLIAARAACDLPVIRKDFMVDPWQATESRSIGADAILIIVAALDDNQMAEIEASAMDCGMDVLVEVHDRHEFERALKLKSRMIGVNNRDLRDFTVDFARTYELVGKAPKGCTFIAESGLETRADLDAMAEHGVRCFLIGEALMRQPDVEAATRALIA; from the coding sequence ATGACCATCCTGTCCCGAATCATCGAAACCAAACGTGCCGAGGTCGCGGCACGCAAGGCGACGACCAGCCTCGCCGATCTGGATGCCCGGATCGCGGACGTTACCAAGCCGCGGGGATTTCGTGCCGCGCTGGACGGCCGGGCCGGTCTGGCGCTGATCGCCGAGATCAAGAAGGCCAGCCCTTCGAAGGGGCTAATCCGCGAAGACTTCGATCCGCCGGGGCATGCGCGGGCCTATCAGGCGGGCGGTGCGGCATGCCTGTCGGTGCTGACCGACGAGCAGTGGTTTCAGGGGTCGGACGATTACCTGATCGCGGCGCGTGCCGCCTGCGACCTGCCGGTGATCCGCAAGGATTTCATGGTCGACCCTTGGCAGGCGACCGAGAGCCGCTCGATCGGGGCCGACGCCATCCTGATCATAGTCGCAGCGCTCGACGACAACCAGATGGCGGAGATCGAGGCGTCGGCGATGGATTGCGGCATGGACGTGCTGGTCGAGGTTCACGACAGGCATGAATTCGAACGCGCCCTGAAGCTCAAATCGCGTATGATCGGCGTCAACAACCGCGACCTTCGCGACTTCACCGTCGATTTCGCCCGTACCTACGAACTGGTCGGCAAGGCCCCCAAAGGCTGCACCTTCATCGCGGAGAGCGGATTGGAAACGCGCGCCGACCTCGATGCGATGGCTGAACACGGCGTTCGCTGCTTCCTGATCGGCGAGGCGTTGATGCGTCAGCCGGATGTCGAGGCCGCGACGCGGGCGCTGATCGCATGA
- the trpE gene encoding anthranilate synthase component I, producing the protein MAALAAGRPAFVWRRQVADTETPVAAALKLIEAGRGDYLLESVEGGATRGRHSLIGLAPDLVFRARGNVAEINRHWATDRDAFEPAGQSTLTALRALVAECRGDVPAELPRALACLVGYFGYETIGLVERLDQPAADPLDLPDMLFVRPTVICVFDRLADALYLVAPVWPDASRDPATLLAAAEERLDATAAALANTPLPAPVRVEPIESVYTPAMAPERYAAMVTRAQDYIRAGDVFQVVLAQRFSTPFTLPPLELYRSLRRINPSPFLYHLDLPGFALIGSSPEILVRVRDGQVTIRPIAGTRPRGKTAAEDEANRDSLLADPKERAEHLMLLDLGRNDVGRAAAPGSVRVTASYGIEFYSHVMHIVSNVVGDLSPAADAIDALFAGFPAGTVSGAPKVRACQIIAELEPERRGAYAGGVGYFSPDGSMDSCIVLRTAIVKDGTIHAQAGAGIVADSIPEYEQRECEAKAGAILAAARDAIARAAEGSFAQ; encoded by the coding sequence ATGGCGGCGCTGGCCGCAGGACGACCCGCGTTCGTCTGGCGGCGGCAGGTCGCCGACACGGAAACGCCGGTCGCCGCCGCACTGAAGCTGATCGAGGCCGGTCGGGGCGACTATTTGCTCGAATCGGTGGAGGGTGGCGCGACACGCGGTCGCCACAGCCTGATTGGACTTGCCCCGGATCTCGTCTTTCGCGCGCGCGGAAACGTCGCGGAGATCAATCGCCACTGGGCAACCGATCGCGACGCGTTCGAACCCGCCGGCCAGTCGACGCTGACGGCGTTGCGCGCATTGGTGGCGGAATGCCGTGGCGACGTACCGGCGGAGCTACCACGCGCGCTCGCCTGCCTCGTCGGGTATTTCGGCTACGAAACCATCGGCCTCGTCGAGCGGCTCGATCAGCCGGCCGCCGACCCGCTGGACCTTCCCGACATGCTGTTCGTGCGGCCCACCGTGATCTGCGTGTTCGATCGTCTGGCGGACGCTTTGTACCTCGTCGCGCCGGTATGGCCGGATGCGTCGCGCGACCCCGCGACCCTGCTGGCGGCGGCGGAGGAGCGGCTGGACGCAACCGCTGCGGCCCTCGCGAACACGCCCCTGCCCGCGCCTGTACGCGTCGAGCCGATCGAATCGGTCTACACGCCCGCGATGGCGCCCGAGCGCTACGCGGCGATGGTAACGCGGGCTCAGGATTACATTCGCGCCGGTGACGTATTCCAGGTCGTGCTGGCGCAGCGGTTTTCCACACCGTTCACGCTGCCGCCGCTCGAACTCTACCGCAGCCTGCGCCGAATCAACCCGTCTCCGTTCCTTTATCATCTCGACCTGCCTGGCTTCGCGCTGATCGGGTCGAGCCCCGAAATCCTCGTCCGCGTCCGCGACGGGCAGGTCACGATCCGGCCGATCGCCGGCACGCGGCCGCGGGGCAAGACCGCCGCGGAGGATGAGGCGAACCGCGACAGCCTGCTCGCCGATCCGAAAGAGCGCGCCGAACATCTTATGCTGCTCGATCTCGGACGCAACGACGTCGGTCGCGCCGCCGCACCCGGATCGGTTCGCGTCACAGCAAGCTACGGCATCGAATTCTACAGCCACGTCATGCACATCGTTTCGAACGTGGTCGGTGACCTTTCGCCGGCAGCCGACGCGATCGACGCGCTGTTTGCCGGCTTCCCCGCCGGCACCGTCAGCGGCGCGCCCAAGGTGCGCGCCTGCCAGATCATCGCCGAACTGGAACCCGAGCGGCGCGGCGCATACGCAGGCGGCGTCGGCTATTTCTCGCCCGACGGATCGATGGATTCCTGTATCGTCCTGCGCACCGCGATCGTGAAGGACGGGACGATCCACGCACAGGCCGGTGCCGGCATCGTCGCCGACAGCATTCCCGAATACGAACAGCGCGAATGCGAGGCGAAGGCAGGCGCCATCCTCGCTGCCGCGCGCGACGCTATCGCCCGGGCTGCGGAGGGTAGCTTCGCTCAATAG
- the tpiA gene encoding triose-phosphate isomerase, translating into MTRRKLVAGNWKMNGSRASLSELDGIAAAAAAAPGIDVAIAVPFTLITPAAERAPTLQIGAEDVHEADSGAHTGCVSAAMVAEAGARFAIVGHSERRADQGETSHDAWAKAAAARRQGLHVISCCGETEAERDADRAERVVQAQIEKSVPDNADGSWFTLAYEPRWAIGTGRTPTLEQIAAIHAIARAKLRMLIGDAADGVRILYGGSVTGENAATILACENVDGALVGGASLTAAKLVPIIKAAAGV; encoded by the coding sequence ATGACGCGGCGCAAGCTCGTGGCGGGCAATTGGAAGATGAACGGTTCGCGCGCGAGCCTGTCGGAACTCGACGGCATCGCTGCCGCGGCGGCAGCGGCGCCCGGCATCGATGTCGCCATCGCGGTGCCGTTCACACTGATCACACCGGCGGCGGAGCGCGCGCCCACCTTGCAGATCGGCGCGGAGGACGTTCACGAGGCGGACAGTGGCGCGCATACCGGCTGCGTGTCGGCGGCGATGGTGGCCGAGGCCGGCGCACGGTTCGCCATCGTCGGCCATAGCGAACGCCGGGCGGATCAGGGCGAGACGAGCCACGACGCCTGGGCGAAGGCAGCGGCGGCCCGGCGGCAAGGGTTGCATGTGATATCCTGCTGCGGCGAGACCGAGGCGGAACGCGATGCCGATCGGGCCGAACGCGTTGTGCAGGCGCAGATCGAGAAATCGGTGCCGGACAATGCGGACGGCAGCTGGTTCACGCTCGCCTACGAACCACGCTGGGCGATCGGCACCGGGCGTACCCCGACGCTGGAACAGATCGCCGCGATCCACGCCATCGCCCGCGCCAAGCTGCGCATGCTTATCGGCGATGCGGCGGACGGGGTCCGCATCCTCTATGGCGGATCGGTGACCGGCGAGAATGCTGCGACGATCCTCGCTTGTGAAAATGTCGATGGGGCGCTGGTCGGCGGCGCGAGCCTGACCGCGGCGAAGCTGGTGCCGATCATCAAGGCAGCTGCGGGGGTTTAG